CGCCGCGACCGCTCGTGCTGGGCGCGATCGCGGCCGAGACCGGCCTCGAGCCCGAGCAGCTCGTGCGCCTCGCCGTCTACGACGACCTCGCGGGCGCGGTCGCCGCGCTCCTCAAGCTCGACCCCCGCGACCCCGCCGACGGCGTCGCGCTCGTGCTCTCCAGCTGCGCCTCGATCGAGGCGCGCATCCCGACCATCAGCGCGGTGCGGCACCCGGAGGACATCCCCTCCCTGAGCGCACCGCAGGCCGAGGCGTGGGCCGAATCGCACGCCACCGCACGAGGGAGGCTCTTCCGTGGCTGACAACACCGCATCCGTCCGCGCGCTCCGCCTGGGGGTGGCCGGCCCCGTCGGCACCGGCAAGTCGTCGCTCATCGCGACCATCTGCCGGGCGCTCGCCGGCGAGCTGCGCCTCGGGGTGATCACCAACGACATCTACACCGACGAGGACGCGCGCTTCCTGCGCTCGGCGGGGGTGCTCGAGCCGGAACGCATCCGCGCGGTCGAGACGGGCGCCTGCCCGCACACCGCCATCCGCGACGACATCACCGCGAACCTGCTCGCGGCCGAAGACCTCGAGCGCGACTTCTCCCCGCTCGACGTCGTGCTCATCGAGTCGGGCGGCGACAACCTGACCGCCACCTTCTCCCCCGCCCTCGTCGACGCGCAGCTGTTCGTGCTCGACGTGGCGGGCGGCGGGGACGTGGCCCGCAAGGGCGGTCCCGGCATCGGGCGGGCCGACCTGCTCGTCGTCAACAAGACCGACCTCGCACCGTATGTCGGCGTCGACGTGCCGGAGATGGTCGCCGACGCCCTGCTGGCCCGCGAGGGACGCCCGGTGCTGGCGCTCTCCCGCAGCGACGCCGACTCGGTGGCCGAGTTGCGGCTGTGGGTGCTCGGGATGCTCGAGGCGCACCGCCGCGGCACGCACGTCCCGCAGGATCCCGGCCCGATGGCCCCGCACTTCCACGCCGACGAGGAGCACCCGGACGGCGGCTACGTGCACAGCCACGCCGAGGACGCCGACACCCACCCGCATCCGCATGCCGGGGCGAGCCACGGGCACTGACGCGACCCGGATCGCCCTCGCCGCGGGCGAGGCGCGCTCCCGGGTCGAGCTCGCTGTCGGGATGCTGGCGCCGCGCATCGTCGAGCGCGGGCCGCGCAGCGCGCTGCTCGCGGTGAGCGCCGCGCAGATGCTGCTGCTCGACGGGGACGAGCTCGTCGTCGAGGTCGAGGTCGGGGCGGGCTGCACCCTCGAGATCGAGGATGTCGGCGGCACGGTCGCCTACCCGGGGGTCTCGTC
The Protaetiibacter larvae DNA segment above includes these coding regions:
- the ureG gene encoding urease accessory protein UreG, which gives rise to MADNTASVRALRLGVAGPVGTGKSSLIATICRALAGELRLGVITNDIYTDEDARFLRSAGVLEPERIRAVETGACPHTAIRDDITANLLAAEDLERDFSPLDVVLIESGGDNLTATFSPALVDAQLFVLDVAGGGDVARKGGPGIGRADLLVVNKTDLAPYVGVDVPEMVADALLAREGRPVLALSRSDADSVAELRLWVLGMLEAHRRGTHVPQDPGPMAPHFHADEEHPDGGYVHSHAEDADTHPHPHAGASHGH